The DNA region atatgtttttgtttctCAAACTATATTGTCGGTTGAATTTAGTCCTCTACTTGAGTAACGTTACATTTGAGTACCTAAAACCTTTGAATTGTctgatatttaaataattttcatttttaaatttagaaaACGAAAACTTGTTTATTTTgactttttgttttcatttttacgGGCGTCATCGTTGTCGCTGTCACCGTCGCCACTTCCACCATAGTTACTGTCGTTACCACCACAACTTTTACTGTCTCTATCGCCTACCGACACCACTACCAACACCACCCCCACTATCGATGTCGTTGTTGCTGCCTCCATCACCGCTTTTCATGTCACTGGTTGGTGGCGGCGGCAACGACAAtagtggagatggtggtggcagtggtgcaggtggtcgtatcgttggtggtggtggcggtggtgacgCAAGTGGTGATGGAGGTGGAGACGATGGCGGTAGCTCATTTACTacaaacaatttttatttatttatcatattttaaagaaaacattttctaaatatcaaccaaacatgtttttagctttattttctttaaaaatgaGGAAATCAAACAGACCAATCCTTTCcacatgtaaccaaaaaaaaaaaaagagagagaccCTTATCTATATCACAGCCTGTCTCGCCAAAATTGCAGCTGCAAAATCATTTTCCTTTTACGGTACGGCACAAAATCCCCTAATTTCTAAATTTTGCAATTGGTCTTTTACCAATTTGAATTAGTGTCATCTCAACTTGAAACGCACAGTAATTCATTTGGAGAAGATTCTTTTTTTGAACCATTTCATTTGGAGAAGATGATGGTATTGCTAGATATATGCGGAAATATCTCAAGTAACCAAGTATTGGTAGGACTATAACTCAAAAAACATAAACAGGAAAAAAGAAGGAAGTAGAAAAATGGACAGAGTAAAAACCTAGGACGGATTCTTACAATTATACCTTACATTAGTGTTGTAAGTTATTATGCAGGCACCCAAATAGTAGAACCAGACAAAATGCGTCCTTTCCAACTTTGAAGCATCCAATTGTTGACAAAATCATCATGGTGCCATTTCCTTAACTTGGTTCTAAATTTGGACACTAATTTCTGGTTCAGAGGAAATTGCTTGAAACCAGCCCTTGTGTTCCTAACCTGCCACTGTTTGTATGTCTCAGGCCTGTCAATCCTCTCCAAACCTTCACATTTATAGCTGTCCGACCCAGCATCTCCCTCTCAATCATCACCCTCCATTGGTTTTCCTTGGGTATGACACTATCAAGTATCAAGAATATCATAAATAGCAGACCCTAACACTTTGTTTGGCAGagcagagagagatagagaagagagagtagggaagagagaagatgagtagagagaaatatgtgagaaatagaggagattttataggttgtttgatatgagagaaataaagaagagagatttgTGTGAGTTCTCTCTCCCTTGGTTTGGTTGGATAGATAATGGAAAGAGAGAGAGTTACTTTTATGCTAAAAAGACATTTTTGCCCAAACTCTGCAACATCATATGCTCAACGAGTATTTCTTGGCAGCTTCAGATAGACGGCCTGGATGTGGTAGACCGCCACAAATGCCTTTTCTAGCTGGCATAATGCTCCAAGAACTGCATGTGCCACACTACCACCGCATGAAAAAATCACAATCCCCATTGTGTAACCCAAAGTTCTTCGGGCAGTAGGTgaaaagaatgaaattaaacTGACTTAAAAGCAGAAAGATAGAGACTTTAGCATGAGAGGAAAAAATGGAAGAGAAGAAATTCCAATTAATGTTTCTTATCTAAAAAAACACGACAAAAGCATCTCACTTACACAAAATCTCTTGATCAAGAAtaaacataaatcaaatccTTTAATTTCCATTTACATAATTCCTACCctgtcaaaaataaaaagatttcaCCCACAAAATTGAAACTTCGCTGCAACACAACGTCCATGGATTCAACTCCTACAACAAATTAATACAAAACAATTGCAGAATGCGTTGTCACTTGGGTCAGTTGGAGGATGGGTGCGTGGGACGAAGCCAGAACTGGGAAGAATGATCGAACGAAGAAGAACTCTGTGAGATGAGGGCATAAAGGGAAAAATGATAAAAGGGCCTGCTTTCTCTCCGGATCTCTTCGCAAAAGGAAGAGACTGCTAAAAGTGATGGGGCCCACATGAATTCCCTCTCTCTTTCCACCTCTCACACCCAACCAAACGAGGGTGATTTGGTTTTCTCTACCCTATCTCTCTCTATGCCATTTCTCTCTACTCTAACTCTCTCCTACCAAACAGAGTGTAAACGTGAGACAAAGAAAGGGGCATTGAAAGATCCATTTATGATAGACTGAGCAAAAATATCCGGATTTATCCCCCTCATCAAACGGGTTCATTTGTTAGTGTTCCATCAATTTTTCAACCGGGTCTACTCCATATTTGGCATCCAAaactccaatccctcttctCTATACGAGGAGAACCTTCACCTTCGTTAGACCCCTAGCTTTGAACCCATATTTTAGAAGTTAAAAAAGATATAACTAAAACGAAGTTCATTGATATATTGGGACATTAGATGCCATCACAAATAAAATTACATTCAATTTGACCCAAATTTTGTCATGTTACAAGAAACTCACGCCATGTTGCAAAGCCTACTCAAATTAAAAGTGTTAGGAGATTTAATTTCTCCTTAAATTGGAGATTGCACAATCATCCAAAGGTATTTCACTCTCACAAGGAAATCatgattttgaaaagaaaaaaaaaaggaaagcatGATTTTGGATTACTTGAAAATATGGCTTCACAACAATGAGGATGTAGAGATAATTTTAATACTTCACTAAATTTTGTTTGATTTCATTCCTCCTAATTTGGGAAACAAAAATGAGAGGGAAAAATGATATCTAATGCAATGTGTATCACTAAGGccctgtttggaagagcttatttaagcttatctaatagcataagcgcttatgtcagtgtttgagaGAACTTGTGCAAATAGTTTGAAACCTTAAACCCAACGACTAACAACCTCTACTTCTTTCAGACCCTTCACCTCATCCACAGACTCAATCCGCCTGCACCTCTCTAAAACCCTCCACCTCCAGCGCTTCCTCTCCATGACGGCGGAGTATTCCCTGCCCAACACCCTTGGTACCCGCTGGAGAGACTACCACGGCACCAACGAATGGAGACTACCAAAATCTCCGACGAGGCGGTGCGCTATGGCAAGTTCCACTCTCACAAGGAAAGCGAGGCTGTAACTCGAGTAACCAAGTAGCAAAATAAGCAGCAAATACTTGACCAGCTAATACCAGAGCCAGAAAACCATTTAACTCAGGGTTAATGTTTTTTCTTAATCACCGAGACAAACATCTTCGAATCGGATAAAATTATTAAAGTCAGTCTCTCTACCAAGTGTTTAACACGGCTCCATTCACATGAACTTGAACATGAGACCTCAGCTTAAGCTAGAAAAATCTCATGTAAGTTGAGCTCTGGGTAGTAACACGAATGCTTAATTAGACAGCTCTGGTCAGCTATGTTACTTCTCACAAAAGGGACAGTGAAACAATTGAAGATGGGATCaaaatattttactattttaagATAAATAAAGAATAAATCAAATCATGATTGAACGATAAACATCAATTTGTATCAGCTTTTCTAAGCAAATTTTTCATACCATTAAATCAACAACCCATTTCCTTCGgccaaaaaatttaaaacaatgTTAAATAAAAGGACCTTCTTACTCTAATATACTCTCTTTATCATTATAGAATTTGCTTTATACATTCAAAAGTCTCAATTCTATGAAAGAGGTTCTCCTATAAGTTAATAGTCACTTGGTGCCTAGGTGGATACATCAGAAGAATGTTCATCACATCAAGGTGCTGTAAACAGGCTTGACTTGACCAGCTAATACCAGAGCCAGAAAACCATTTAAGTAGTAAAATAAGCTTCCAGATTGCATGATACAAGCTGGAATATCTCAAGTAACCAAGTAACTCGAAACGATAACCGGAGAAAAGAAGGAAGCGCAAATATGGACAGAGTAAGATTCTTATAATTATACCTTACAGTCAATGGTTAGTTCATCATGCTGGAACCCAAATAGTAGAACCAGCCAAAATGCGGCCTTTCCAACTTTGAAGCATCCAATTGtggtcttcatcaaaggaaaaaTCACTGGAGTGCCATTTCCTTAACGTGGTCCTAAATTTTGCCATTAATTTCTGGTTCAGAGGAAGCTGCTTGAAACCAGCCCTTGTGTTCCTAACCTGCCACTGTTTGTATGTCTCAGGCCTCTCAATCCTCTCCAAACCTTCACATGCTATCACATTCATAGCGTTCCGGCCCACCATCTCCCTCTCAATGATCATCCCCCATTGGTTATCCCGGGGTATGACACTGTCACAAATATCATAAATAGCAGAATAATAGAACAAGGCCTCCCTAAACCGTGTGACAAAAAAAGGGGCATTGAAAGATCCATTTATGATAGACTGAGCAAAAATATCTGGATTTATCCTCTTGATCAAACGCAGAACAGCATCTCTGGGACTGTTCATTTCAATTGTCTCATCCAGTAAATTCTTGAACCTCATCATACAGTTCACAGCAACAAACTCGTTGCTCTTAATTTTAAGGTCTTCAACTTGAATGGTTTCCCAGTTCCTTGATGCTATGGCATTGTACTCAAAGGGAACATTGAAACGCTTGCAATAGCTGGCCAAGCGACGACCAGTTTCCTCAAGTCTTTCTGTGGGACGAAAGCCAGGTAACGGGTATTCTatccctgtgatcctcagctTGGGAGGTCCACCGTCTCTCTCTGATAAAAATTTGATGAGTAGTGGCCATTGGAAGCCATAGAAGATGCCAAAATCAATAACATGAAGGGTTTCAGCTTTGGCAGCTGCTTTCTTAATCATTTTGTTAGCATAGAAATGTGCAAACTTCCTAAATGGATTAGCAGATAGATAAACTTGATAACCTTTCAAAAAATCAGCAACTGAGGTTGTCTTGTAGGTAGGAGCATAAAAAAATAGTTGTGCAGCGGCAACATCCCCAACCAAGCGTGCCTCAAGGCCATTGGCAAAGTAATGAGCCAATCTTTGTGACCCATCACCAAAGGGAGAAGAATGCTTCCTTATCTGCTTTAGAAGTTCATTAGCAGCTCTATAATCATTGGCATGAATAGCTTGCGCACACAGAAGCAGAAGAGACCTAATATCCACCGTGTCCTTCTTCCTGCCTTGTTTCTTAGGCCGAGCCTTCCCTCCATTAGATGAAGGCGGCTTTTCACCTCGCTGCTTCGCTTTCTCCGCGCCATCCTGCAACGAGCCGTGTTCATCAGATGAAGGTGGCTTTTCACCTCGCTGCTTGACTTTCTCCGCGCCATCCTTCAACGGACCATGTTCATTACCCTGTGGTAAACGATCCATGTTAACCAGCACTCGATCAAACACATCAGACAAGTCATCCTCATCAACAAGAGCAGCACTAACTGCTGATTGCTTGTTACATCTCCCTTCTTCCTTAGAATCACTTTCTCCACGCTCACGATTCTTTCTCCTACACTTCAACCCAAGAGAATTCTCCTCAGCCATATTAGAAGACGATTCTCCACACGACTCTACACCCGTCACAATCCGGGGTTCCGGAGAAGGAAGAAACTTAGTAGCCTCCTCTAACCCTCTCCTAAACTGGGATTCAGAATCTGCACCACTGAAAATATCCAGCGCTGCCAACGGTTTGCTAACAGGAGAATCCAAATCTAGCAGTCCATGAGAGTTAAGCTGAAAAGCATGATCACCAATAACAGCAACAGGTGTATTTACAGAAGGGGGGTTCAACTCACAAGAATTGTCATTGCTGTGTGAATagctgttgctgctgctgcagTTACTGCTGCTGCTAGTGGTTTCACCATTAGGGCTTTGAACATTCAAGGGGTATTGATTGTCAAACAGAGCATTATGGAATGATTTCTCAGTGAGTTGCAAGCTCAATGGGTCAAAAATTGGACTCTCTTCACCATACTCATCCATCAGAATTTGGCTAATGAATTTGGTGGTTTCAAAATAGTCAGAGTCTTCCAGAGAAGGTTCTGTCACAGAGTTCATGGACATGGATGAAACAGCAGCAGAACCTTCTTCAGGGTTTGAATTTCCTGCAAAACCATTAGGGTTAACAGCTAAGAGACTGCTATATTGTTGATACACATCCCAGTATGCATCATATTGATTTGGATCCGAGACAATTATGctcccttcttcatcaacacgGAAGCTGTTTGTGAAATTGCTTGTTCCAGAAAAATTTGGATCCATCTTCTTATCCTTTTCTGGAAACAGCTCAATGTTTCTGATAAAAGTTAAGACAAGAACAAAAGCATGAACATGAAGAAAAATGGAACCGTGACAGAGAAGAAATCATAAGATATGGTTGTGTTGAAAGAGTTAAATTGAACTTACCATGAATTATTGTTGAATTTAAGGAAgattggagaagaagaaaagggatAAAGAATTGGTTCAGGGACAAGATGACGGTCAGTGAGATCCTCGGGTCTATGTTATGGTTTTGACTTTTGAATAAAACAtttatatattcttttttaCTACAAAAATGATGAGAGTATAAGAAACTATATACATAAAAGATAAATATTCAATAaagagttgtctaaatgactaaTGAGAAAGTTTCAGTTATATAACTCATCATCTAATCACATTAAAGATAAGTGACTTGAAATTTTTATatcttatttattaatttatttccaactcacttatctagATTGAattatgagttatttaacccaaattttctcatagatcatttagacaaccattttaataaaaaacaaaCTAGCAAAAAAGATTGAAGATTAGGCATTGAAACAAAAATTGTGAATAAAACTAGAAATCTTCAAACTTTTAACAATTTAAAATGCACTCCTTCTATTTAAATTGTAACCCacattttttcagtttttttctccaaaatataagtcatcCCTATGGAGCAATAATTACTTTTTGAATATAATGGTAATGCACCGTTATTGTAAACATTTTTATACAGACATTCAATAATAGGTTGTCAAATCATAAAGtaagattttaatttaattaaaataaaaagaacataaatgtTTTTGAATATGTGTCACTGAATTATTGCTAGTACTAAAATCCTAGAGGGTTAGGTAAGTATGACTTATAAATTGAGCCGGAGGAAGTAGAATGTGAGGTCTTAAACCATAAATGGTGTTTTAATTTCCTATACCACGAATGAATTATTAACATGTatattaagaattttttttataggtaaaatgttagttgttggtaatattagtaaattagtcatcctcagaattcgaaccctggacccttcatCCTCCtaaacccttatgtcccctagctcttaccacttgagctaaccttcagaacaattaagaaaatatatgaGTAGGGCAATTACAAACTTACATCTTTGTTTTTAATTGACATATTAACCTTTTGTTTGTGAGACACTTACCTCTCTCAAAAGGAATTCatataaagtaattttaattataaaatctcatCCTTCCCCTCAtgaaccaaataaaaataaattatttttcctcCCCTCCCATCCTATGAATCAAACataataagtattaaaattCATTCTCGCCCTTcctctcccctcccctcccctcccctcattTGAACCAAACAATAGCTTAGGGAATATAAGATTTCAATTTTATAAAGCTCATGGATTAGAATTTGAAAATTGGCTTGGATTGACAAGTTAAACCAATCAAGTTTATTTGAAGAAAACTTTGAGAATTTTTTAGCCGGTGGAAACTAGTCAACAATGGATCGAACATGTCAGAACCGATGTTATTAAACCATTCATATTTCAAAATATCATAAAACAAAGATCTATAtcggcttaaatatgtttttgtttctCAAACTATATTGTCGGTTGAATTTAGTCCTCTACTTGAGTAACGTTACATTTGAGTACCTAAAACCTTTGAATTGTctgatatttaaataattttcatttttaaatttagaaaACGAAAACTTGTTTATTTTgactttttgttttcatttttacagGCGTCATCGTTGCCGCTGTCACCGTCGCCACTTCCACCATAGTTACTGTCGTTACCACCACAACTTTTACTGTCTCTATCGCCTACCGACACCACTACCAACACCACCCCCACTATCGATGTCGTTGTTGCTGCCTCCATCACCGCTTTTCATGTCACTGGTTGGTGGCGGCGGCAACGACAAtagtggagatggtggtggcagtggtgcaGGTGGTCGTATCgttggcggtggtggcggtggtgacgCAAGTGGTGATGGAGGTGGAGACGATGGCGGTAGCTCATTTACTacaaacaatttttatttatttatcatattttaaagaaaacattttctaaatatcaaccaaacatgtttttagctttattttctttaaaaatgaGGAAATCAAACAGACCAATCCTTTCcacatgtaaccaaaaaaaaaaaaagagagagaccCTTATCTATATCACAGCCTGTCTCGCCAAAATTGCAGCTGCAAAATCATTTTCCTTTTACGGTACGGCACAAAATCCCCTAATTTCTAAATTTTGCAATTGGTCTTTTACCAATTTGAATTAGTGTCATCTCAACTTGAAACGCACAGTAATTCATTTGGAGAAGATTCTTTTTTTGAACCATTTCATTTGGAGAAGATGATGGTATTGCTAGATATATGCGGAAATATCTCAAGTAACCAAGTATTGGTAGGACTATAACTCAAAAAACATAAACAGGAAAAAAGAAGGAAGTAGAAAAATGGACAGAGTAAAAACCTAGGACGGATTCTTACAATTATACCTTACATTAGTGTTGTAAGTTATTATGCAGGCACCCAAATAGTAGAACCAGACAAAATGCGTCCTTTCCAACTTTGAAGCATCCAATTGTTGACAAAATCATCATGGTGCCATTTCCTTAACTTGGTTCTAAATTTGGACACTAATTTCTGGTTCAGAGGAAATTGCTTGAAACCAGCCCTTGTGTTCCTAACCTGCCACTGTTTGTATGTCTCAGGCCTGTCAATCCTCTCCAAACCTTCACATGCTATCACATTCATAGCGTTCCGGCCCACCATCTCcctctcaatcatcatcctccatTGGTTATCCCGGGGTATGACAGTGTCACAAATATCATAAATAGCAGAATAATAGAACAAGGCCTCCCTAAACCGTGTGACAAAAAAAGGGGCATTGAAAGATCCATTTATGATAGACTGAGAAAAATTATCCGGATTTATCCCCCCTAATCAAACGCAGAACAACATCTCTAGGACTGTTCATTTCAATAGTCTCATCAAGCAAACTCTTGAACCTCATCATACAGATCACAGCAACAAACTCGTTGCTCCTAATTTTAAGGTCTTCAACTCGAATGGTTTCCCAGTTCTTTGATGCTATGGCATTATACTCAAAAGGAACATTGAGATATATATTaagagatataaaaaaaatttgttttttgataAGCAGAGATATAAACAAATGAATAAATATTGTCAACTAAatctataatatattaaaaaacattgtcacgacccaaaatcataagccgtgaccggcgcacagactaCCACCCTAGCCTGGCCAGCCTCTTCCCCATAGAATCATTTTCCAAACAATTTATTCAAAATATCTTTGTACACATATATAAAAACACTAGAATCTCTTTTGTAATTCCAATAGTTACAAATTAACAACATCTGCCAATAGGTTCTTCCATAACCAGTATTTTAAGTGAAATATAAAATCAACTCGAGCACTCAAGTGCCAACTCTTAAAATATAACAATAAATCACAATCCCAAATCTAAATCCACCTAGGACTCTCTATAGCTGCAGATAACCAGGATTGAATAAAAGACACCACTATGACAACCTGCTAAAGGAAATAAGTCGAATGATCTGAATCTGACAACAGTCTGCTACTAAGCTGCCTGAAAATCTGTGAAGGGAAATAAtgaatggggtaagtcacaaagacttagtgagcagtcaacaaccaccatgaacaggaaggGGAAACAAACTAGGCACAAGTTTTTCGCTCTCAGCTAAGTATAAACAATTTATATCATCAATAATACCAGTTTAAATCATTTCAACAATGAACTTGACAAAAATCATAAAGTTCATAAATAACAATTTCAAATAAATACAGTTAAAATCATGTACAGATATGAAAAGCATAAAACcagaaatataattaatagggtcacacatgtagaaccatgaggcggctccatctcgctgatagccctctcctcctaagggatggcctCTCCGATAGGGGTGGCTCCATCTagcggatagccctttcctttctcaagtcacatcgtgtcatcgggggaagctacatctcgttgatagccctttcctcttaAGGATTATCTTACCCAAGAGGCGGCttcatctaacggatagccctctccacccgaaatcatgtcatatctcatcaatctcatcgggggaagcttcatctcgttgatagccctttccgtgcactggcggctccatctaacagatagccctctcctcccggaatcaaactagctaggtgcacctaggccgttacctccgctaacggctacggggttctatcaaggatccccaaaaccaTTTTCTCAAATCATATCAAGTCTCATCAACAGTCTCAAAATCAGCTTTCCAATACTCATCAAAGTTTTTCAAAATAACATTCTCAACATCAACTTTTCAATGCTCATAAAAGCTTTTCAAGTTCACAATCTCAATTTcacataatttcaaaattaaccAATGTCATTCTCTTCTCATAACAACTCATAAAACATACTCAAAATCAGCTTCATAAAATCAGCTTTCAGAGTTCAAGAATGATAGTCAAACATATAAAAaacatgtttccccaatttagaTAAATAGGCAATATGATAAAGTAATTAAATCAGTTATAAGACTGTTAAAAATATGTCATAGCAGTTGAAAACCACTCACAACAAAGGCGAATCAACTGAACTGCTTCCAACAGCTCCACGGCAACCGAACAAACCACTAGCCAACGAATCTGAACACCAAAATTTAATTCCAACCTTCAGCATAAATTATCTTATGTCCTACTACCCGTGAGCATCCACAAAATTCTCAATTAGTACCCAAAATCCTAAAATAATTCTACTCAAGTCTAACATATGCTATAATAATTTCTTGTAAATTTATAGAGTGTGGATATACCTCCAAGAAATCAAATCCACAATTTGAAGTGCTGGatactcttctccttcctcaaaTCACAAGCCCTAACTCTCAATAATTGTCTCAAAACTCTTCCACGTGAAAGCCCAAATGTCCTTCAACAGCATGTAATCAATGGTAGGATTTTGTGTGGTTTTTTTTTGGTGGAGGAAAAAGACAAGAAGAATGATGAATAAATTGAGAGGAAGAAATTCGCTACCCACTATGCAGAGGCAAGGAAAACGAAATTGAAAGAGAGAGAGCAGGACAcggttttctctttcttttacaATGTATATAGGAGTGGGTTGCGTGGGTTTCTAGTGTTAGGTtagttttagattttttttttaaactattattattattataagttttgttttatgatatatatattGTCCTCTATTTCCTGTACCATTTTTTTTACGGGATGTTTCaaacataaatattttttattttattttattatattttataatgat from Lotus japonicus ecotype B-129 chromosome 2, LjGifu_v1.2 includes:
- the LOC130737183 gene encoding LOW QUALITY PROTEIN: scarecrow-like protein 34 (The sequence of the model RefSeq protein was modified relative to this genomic sequence to represent the inferred CDS: deleted 1 base in 1 codon) codes for the protein IHLFISLLIKKQIFFISLNIYLNVPFEYNAIASKNWETIRVEDLKIRSNEFVAVICMMRFKSLLDETIEMNSPRDVVLRLIRGDKPDNFSQSIINGSFNAPFFVTRFREALFYYSAIYDICDTVIPRDNQWRMMIEREMVGRNAMNVIACEGLERIDRPETYKQWQVRNTRAGFKQFPLNQKLVSKFRTKLRKWHHDDFVNNWMLQSWKGRILSGSTIWVPA
- the LOC130740555 gene encoding scarecrow-like protein 34, whose product is MDPNFSGTSNFTNSFRVDEEGSIIVSDPNQYDAYWDVYQQYSSLLAVNPNGFAGNSNPEEGSAAVSSMSMNSVTEPSLEDSDYFETTKFISQILMDEYGEESPIFDPLSLQLTEKSFHNALFDNQYPLNVQSPNGETTSSSSNCSSSNSYSHSNDNSCELNPPSVNTPVAVIGDHAFQLNSHGLLDLDSPVSKPLAALDIFSGADSESQFRRGLEEATKFLPSPEPRIVTGVESCGESSSNMAEENSLGLKCRRKNRERGESDSKEEGRCNKQSAVSAALVDEDDLSDVFDRVLVNMDRLPQGNEHGPLKDGAEKVKQRGEKPPSSDEHGSLQDGAEKAKQRGEKPPSSNGGKARPKKQGRKKDTVDIRSLLLLCAQAIHANDYRAANELLKQIRKHSSPFGDGSQRLAHYFANGLEARLVGDVAAAQLFFYAPTYKTTSVADFLKGYQVYLSANPFRKFAHFYANKMIKKAAAKAETLHVIDFGIFYGFQWPLLIKFLSERDGGPPKLRITGIEYPLPGFRPTERLEETGRRLASYCKRFNVPFEYNAIASRNWETIQVEDLKIKSNEFVAVNCMMRFKNLLDETIEMNSPRDAVLRLIKRINPDIFAQSIINGSFNAPFFVTRFREALFYYSAIYDICDSVIPRDNQWGMIIEREMVGRNAMNVIACEGLERIERPETYKQWQVRNTRAGFKQLPLNQKLMAKFRTTLRKWHSSDFSFDEDHNWMLQSWKGRILAGSTIWVPA